A single Salmo salar chromosome ssa19, Ssal_v3.1, whole genome shotgun sequence DNA region contains:
- the zdhhc20b gene encoding palmitoyltransferase ZDHHC20-B isoform X2: protein MAPTHVLRCCQRGLAWIPVIFIALVVCWSYYAYVVELCIFTIPSIAEKIIYMVFFHLSFVMFVWSYWKTIFTRPANPSKEFCLPKAEKEQYVKEERPESQQEILWRAAANLPLYTRTGAGAIRYCDRCQVIKPDRCHHCSACDMCVLKMDHHCPWVNNCVGFSNYKFFILFLCYSLVYCLFIAATVLQYFIKFWTNELPDTHAKFHVLFLFFVAAMFCISILSLFSYHLWLVGKNRSTIEAFRAPVFRTGSDKNGFSLGFGKNIAQVFGDEKKFWLLPIFTSQGDGLTFPSRLVNIDPEQPTVSLQPEANKSIEDVPASPLSESQNHLLGNEQHANNVTEHLENDTGSETITIIMERES, encoded by the exons ATGGCGCCCACCCACGTATTGAGATGCTGTCAACGGGGCTTAGCTTGGATACCTGTGATTTTTATCGCCCTAGTCGTATGTTGGTCTTACTATGCGTACGTCGTAGAGCTCTGCATTT TCACCATCCCCAGCATAGCAGAAAAGA TCATCTACATGGTGTTCTTCCATCTGTCCTTCGTCATGTTTGTGTGGTCCTACTGGAAGACCATCTTCACCAGGCCAGCCAACCCCTCCAAAGAG TTCTGCTTGCCTAAGGCAGAGAAGGAGCAGTATgtgaaggaggagagaccagagtcGCAGCAGGAGATCCTGTGGAGGGCTGCTGCTAACCTGCCCCTCTACACACGCACCGGGGCTGgag CGATCCGCTACTGTGACCGGTGTCAGGTGATTAAACCAGACCGCTGCCACCACTGTTCTGCCTGCGACAT GTGTGTGCTGAAGATGGACCATCATTGCCCCTG ggtgaacAACTGTGTGGGATTCTCCAACTACAAGTTCTTTATTCTGTTCCTGTGCTACTCTCTGGTGTACTGTTTGTTCATTGCAGCCACCGTACTGCAGTATTTCATCAAGTTCTGGACA aaTGAGCTGCCAGACACTCACGCCAAATTCCATGTCTTGTTTCTCTTTTTTGTGGCGGCCATGTTCTGCATCAGCATTCTCTCCCTCTTCAGCTACCACCTGTGGCTCGTAGGGAAGAACAGGTCCACcatag aggCGTTCAGGGCTCCAGTGTTCAGGACAGGTTCTGATAAGAACGGTTTCTCTCTGGGCTTTGGGAAGAACATCGCCCAGGTGTTTGGAGACGAGAAGAAGTTCTGGCTGCTACCCATCTTCACCAG TCAGGGTGATGGACTGACGTTCCCATCACGGCTTGTCAACATTGACCCAGAACAGCCCACAGTCAGCTTGCAGCCAGAGGCCAATAAAAG TATTGAAGACGTTCCGGCCAGTCCTCTCAGCGAGTCTCAGAACCATCTCCTTGGCAACGAGCAGCATGCCAACAACGTCACAGAACACCTGGAGAATGACA CTGGGAGTGAGACCATCACAATCATCATGGAGAGGGAgtcataa
- the zdhhc20b gene encoding palmitoyltransferase ZDHHC20-B isoform X1 encodes MAPTHVLRCCQRGLAWIPVIFIALVVCWSYYAYVVELCIFTIPSIAEKIIYMVFFHLSFVMFVWSYWKTIFTRPANPSKEFCLPKAEKEQYVKEERPESQQEILWRAAANLPLYTRTGAGAIRYCDRCQVIKPDRCHHCSACDMCVLKMDHHCPWVNNCVGFSNYKFFILFLCYSLVYCLFIAATVLQYFIKFWTLCRRKSAENCPKNELPDTHAKFHVLFLFFVAAMFCISILSLFSYHLWLVGKNRSTIEAFRAPVFRTGSDKNGFSLGFGKNIAQVFGDEKKFWLLPIFTSQGDGLTFPSRLVNIDPEQPTVSLQPEANKSIEDVPASPLSESQNHLLGNEQHANNVTEHLENDTGSETITIIMERES; translated from the exons ATGGCGCCCACCCACGTATTGAGATGCTGTCAACGGGGCTTAGCTTGGATACCTGTGATTTTTATCGCCCTAGTCGTATGTTGGTCTTACTATGCGTACGTCGTAGAGCTCTGCATTT TCACCATCCCCAGCATAGCAGAAAAGA TCATCTACATGGTGTTCTTCCATCTGTCCTTCGTCATGTTTGTGTGGTCCTACTGGAAGACCATCTTCACCAGGCCAGCCAACCCCTCCAAAGAG TTCTGCTTGCCTAAGGCAGAGAAGGAGCAGTATgtgaaggaggagagaccagagtcGCAGCAGGAGATCCTGTGGAGGGCTGCTGCTAACCTGCCCCTCTACACACGCACCGGGGCTGgag CGATCCGCTACTGTGACCGGTGTCAGGTGATTAAACCAGACCGCTGCCACCACTGTTCTGCCTGCGACAT GTGTGTGCTGAAGATGGACCATCATTGCCCCTG ggtgaacAACTGTGTGGGATTCTCCAACTACAAGTTCTTTATTCTGTTCCTGTGCTACTCTCTGGTGTACTGTTTGTTCATTGCAGCCACCGTACTGCAGTATTTCATCAAGTTCTGGACA CTTTGCCGGAGGAAATCGGCAGAGAACTGCCCCAAG aaTGAGCTGCCAGACACTCACGCCAAATTCCATGTCTTGTTTCTCTTTTTTGTGGCGGCCATGTTCTGCATCAGCATTCTCTCCCTCTTCAGCTACCACCTGTGGCTCGTAGGGAAGAACAGGTCCACcatag aggCGTTCAGGGCTCCAGTGTTCAGGACAGGTTCTGATAAGAACGGTTTCTCTCTGGGCTTTGGGAAGAACATCGCCCAGGTGTTTGGAGACGAGAAGAAGTTCTGGCTGCTACCCATCTTCACCAG TCAGGGTGATGGACTGACGTTCCCATCACGGCTTGTCAACATTGACCCAGAACAGCCCACAGTCAGCTTGCAGCCAGAGGCCAATAAAAG TATTGAAGACGTTCCGGCCAGTCCTCTCAGCGAGTCTCAGAACCATCTCCTTGGCAACGAGCAGCATGCCAACAACGTCACAGAACACCTGGAGAATGACA CTGGGAGTGAGACCATCACAATCATCATGGAGAGGGAgtcataa